In Nocardioides sp. zg-1228, a single window of DNA contains:
- a CDS encoding ATP-binding protein yields the protein MTRGLSPPRAVAFAAAYAVLTVVGRMTAVEDQVVSLIWPGSGVALLWLLAESPRRARRVLAPLGAIHVAVVIATGVSPVVGLFGGASVVIQTGVTVLLLRRWCPTMLGTGGTASIRSPRNLAATAAAAAVGCALGALVGTLGLWVDGSPVTAVTPLAWFARHITGVLTVGAVGHLAWEWRTQPISARIHGGTSGELALVWVVSVAMTVVLFLQPYPIVFLVIAFAVWSAARFPTFPAALHCLALGVIALTLSLTGRGPFATIDDLVDQVLVSQLFMVAVLVTGLAVGALSDRVDESYAAETAARAEADEQAELLAEMTESMDEGLVVLDPQGRVERSNGASRRLAHRVSPGASDTDALAHLVAELRDPDPARTGAARAELGVGDVVIPLRSGEEVVVAVSQAELSRTTGSPHVLLVLREVTEHRSGLRPLAGFASTAAHDLRGPLSAVRSWLSLAADDLEPGSDALEPLRRAERAAAQMGELIGDLLEHALAESGELAARDVPLSGPGGVLDQVSGMLGPDDVLEAAPDLPSVHADPVALRQLVGNLVGNAVKYARPGEPASITVRGWRQGSRVVVEIEDRGVGVEDDERALIFQRFHRSGAVRAHFRGTGMGLSICQTIVQRHGGSIECLPTPPGAGTVFRFDLPAAGAPGGG from the coding sequence ATGACGAGGGGACTGTCGCCGCCGCGGGCGGTCGCCTTCGCCGCGGCGTACGCCGTGCTCACCGTCGTCGGACGGATGACCGCCGTCGAGGACCAGGTCGTCAGCCTGATCTGGCCGGGCTCCGGGGTGGCGCTGCTGTGGCTGCTCGCCGAGTCGCCCCGCCGCGCCAGACGGGTGCTCGCGCCGCTGGGCGCCATCCACGTCGCCGTGGTGATCGCGACCGGCGTCTCGCCCGTGGTCGGCCTCTTCGGGGGCGCGTCGGTCGTCATCCAGACCGGCGTGACCGTGCTGCTGTTGCGCCGGTGGTGCCCGACGATGCTGGGCACCGGCGGGACCGCCAGCATCCGCTCGCCGCGCAACCTGGCCGCGACCGCCGCGGCGGCGGCCGTCGGGTGCGCCCTCGGCGCCCTGGTCGGCACGCTCGGGCTCTGGGTCGACGGCTCGCCGGTGACGGCGGTGACGCCGCTGGCGTGGTTCGCCCGCCACATCACCGGGGTGCTCACCGTGGGGGCGGTGGGCCACCTGGCGTGGGAGTGGCGCACGCAGCCCATCTCGGCCCGTATCCACGGCGGCACCAGCGGGGAGCTGGCGCTGGTGTGGGTGGTCTCGGTGGCCATGACCGTCGTGCTGTTCCTGCAGCCCTACCCCATCGTCTTCCTCGTCATCGCGTTCGCCGTGTGGTCCGCGGCCCGCTTCCCGACGTTCCCGGCGGCGCTGCACTGCCTCGCCCTCGGCGTCATCGCGCTCACCCTCAGCCTCACCGGCCGCGGGCCCTTCGCCACCATCGACGACCTGGTCGACCAGGTCCTGGTGTCGCAGCTCTTCATGGTCGCCGTGCTGGTCACGGGCCTGGCCGTCGGGGCGCTCAGCGACCGGGTCGACGAGTCCTACGCGGCCGAGACCGCCGCGCGCGCAGAGGCGGACGAGCAGGCCGAGCTGCTCGCCGAGATGACCGAGAGCATGGACGAAGGGCTCGTCGTGCTCGACCCGCAGGGACGCGTCGAGCGCAGCAACGGCGCCAGCCGCCGCCTCGCCCACCGGGTCAGCCCCGGGGCGAGCGACACGGACGCCCTCGCCCACCTCGTGGCGGAGCTGCGAGACCCCGACCCGGCCCGCACCGGCGCCGCCCGGGCCGAGCTCGGCGTCGGCGACGTGGTGATCCCCCTGCGCAGCGGCGAGGAGGTCGTGGTGGCGGTGTCGCAGGCCGAGCTCTCGCGGACCACCGGCAGCCCACACGTGCTGCTGGTGCTGCGCGAGGTCACCGAGCACCGCTCCGGCCTGCGCCCGCTGGCGGGGTTCGCCTCGACCGCCGCCCACGACCTGCGCGGGCCGCTCTCGGCCGTCCGGTCGTGGCTCTCCCTCGCCGCCGACGACCTCGAGCCCGGCTCCGACGCCCTGGAGCCGCTGCGCCGGGCCGAGCGGGCGGCCGCGCAGATGGGCGAGCTGATCGGCGACCTGCTCGAGCACGCCCTCGCGGAGTCCGGCGAGCTCGCGGCCCGCGACGTGCCGCTGTCCGGTCCCGGCGGGGTCCTCGACCAGGTGTCCGGGATGCTCGGCCCCGACGACGTGCTCGAGGCCGCCCCCGACCTACCGTCGGTGCACGCCGATCCCGTCGCCCTTCGCCAGCTGGTCGGCAACCTCGTCGGCAACGCCGTCAAGTACGCCCGGCCCGGCGAGCCCGCCTCGATCACCGTGCGCGGGTGGCGGCAGGGCTCGCGCGTCGTCGTCGAGATCGAGGACCGTGGCGTCGGGGTCGAGGACGACGAGCGCGCGCTCATCTTCCAGCGCTTCCACCGCAGCGGGGCCGTCCGCGCCCACTTCCGCGGCACCGGCATGGGCCTGTCGATCTGCCAGACGATCGTCCAGCGCCACGGCGGCTCCATCGAGTGCCTGCCCACCCCGCCCGGGGCCGGCACGGTCTTCCGCTTCGACCTGCCGGCGGCGGGGGCTCCCGGCGGCGGCTGA
- a CDS encoding GNAT family N-acetyltransferase — protein MRVLVAGVDELPARLAYDVWRLRQEVFVVEQDCPYPDLDGRDLEAGTRHVVLLDEGDEVVGTLRVLEDGDALRIGRVVVAATARGRGLAALMMDEAIALCADRAVRLAAQAPLADFYAAWGFEVAGPEFDEDGIRHVPMRRAGREQARPQP, from the coding sequence GTGAGGGTGCTGGTCGCCGGTGTCGACGAGCTGCCCGCGCGCCTGGCGTACGACGTGTGGCGGCTGCGCCAGGAGGTGTTCGTCGTCGAGCAGGACTGCCCCTACCCCGACCTCGACGGCCGTGACCTCGAGGCGGGCACCCGACACGTCGTGCTGCTCGACGAGGGGGACGAGGTGGTGGGCACCCTCCGCGTGCTCGAGGACGGGGACGCGCTGCGGATCGGCCGCGTCGTCGTCGCCGCCACCGCGCGCGGGCGCGGGCTCGCCGCGCTGATGATGGACGAGGCGATCGCGCTGTGCGCCGACCGGGCGGTGCGCCTCGCCGCCCAGGCCCCGCTGGCGGACTTCTACGCGGCCTGGGGCTTCGAGGTGGCGGGGCCGGAGTTCGACGAGGACGGCATCAGGCACGTGCCGATGAGGAGGGCGGGGAGGGAGCAGGCGCGGCCGCAACCATGA
- the icmF gene encoding fused isobutyryl-CoA mutase/GTPase IcmF, whose protein sequence is MADLHLPTHPIRLVTASALFDGHDASINIMRRILMSQGCEVIHLGHNRSVQEVVDAALEEDVQGVAVSSYQGGHVEYFEYLVESLRAAGADHVRVVGGGGGVIVPREIARLRESGVTIFSPEDGQRLGLVGMINTVVADCDVDLWGDRQVTAELVLSGDRFAVARAITGAEGGHLDEALLDEVRSAAARRVVPVLGITGTGGSGKSSLTDEIVRRFRTDQQDKLRIAVVAVDPTRRKGGGALLGDRIRANSLDGDRVFFRSLATRGAHEVPEHLADVIAVLKAAGHDLVIVETPGIGQGDAGIVPLVDHSLYVMTPEFGAASQLEKIDMLDFADSVAINKFERRGAKDALRDVGRQLVRNREAFGKQPHDMPVFGTSAATFNDDGVTALYQHLRAELAGAGLEVQEGTLPTVDVRHSSGIRQVVPADRVRYLAEITETVRGYHARTAELAEAARHLQRVQHVADQLGDADAGGVPELLEAARKGVPHEVADQIERWPAVVESYSGDEQVVVVRDKEIHTKLTRESPSGNKIPRVSLPRSTDHGELVRYWRSENLPGYYPFTAGVFAFKRDNEDPARMFAGEGDPARTNRRFKILSQGQPATRLSTAFDSVTLYGRDPDPRPDVYGKVGTSGVSVATLADMKALYDGFDLVDPSTSVSMTINGPAPTVLAFFLNTAVDQQLDAFREREGREPSDEERASLAAYALANVRGTVQADILKEDQGQNTCLFSTEFSLRMMADIQEWFIANGVRNFYSVSISGYHIAEAGANPISQLAFTLANGFTYVEAYLARGMDIDDFAPNLSFFFSNGMDPEYSVLGRVARRIWAVTMKERYGASERSQKLKYHVQTSGRSLHAQEMDFNDIRTTLQALIAIYDNANSLHTNAYDEAVTTPTEASVRRALAIQLIINREWGLAMNENTLQGSYVIDDLTDLVEAAVLEEFDRINERGGVLGAMETGYQRGRIQDESMLYEHRKHDGSLPIIGVNTFVKESAADAQPQEIELARATEAEKESQLSRVRAFQSEHGAEAQEALARLKGAAISGDNVFAVLMDAARVCSLQQVTEAFFEVGGQYRRNV, encoded by the coding sequence ATGGCCGACCTGCACCTTCCCACCCACCCGATCCGACTGGTGACGGCGTCCGCGCTCTTCGACGGGCACGACGCCTCGATCAACATCATGCGGCGCATCCTGATGAGCCAGGGCTGCGAGGTCATCCACCTCGGGCACAACCGCTCCGTCCAGGAGGTCGTCGACGCGGCGCTGGAGGAGGACGTCCAGGGCGTGGCCGTGTCGTCCTACCAGGGCGGCCACGTGGAGTACTTCGAGTACCTCGTGGAGTCCCTGCGCGCCGCCGGGGCCGACCACGTGCGGGTCGTCGGGGGCGGCGGCGGTGTGATCGTGCCCCGGGAGATCGCCCGCCTCCGCGAGTCCGGGGTGACCATCTTCTCTCCCGAGGACGGCCAGCGGCTCGGCCTGGTCGGGATGATCAACACGGTCGTCGCCGACTGCGACGTCGACCTGTGGGGCGATCGGCAGGTCACGGCCGAGCTGGTCCTCTCCGGCGATCGCTTCGCCGTCGCCCGCGCCATCACCGGCGCCGAGGGCGGACACCTCGACGAGGCGCTGCTCGACGAGGTCCGCAGCGCGGCCGCGCGCCGCGTCGTGCCCGTGCTGGGCATCACCGGCACCGGCGGGTCGGGCAAGTCGTCGCTGACCGACGAGATCGTCCGGCGCTTCCGCACCGACCAGCAGGACAAGCTCCGCATCGCCGTCGTGGCGGTCGACCCGACCCGGCGCAAGGGCGGCGGCGCGCTGCTCGGCGACCGCATCCGGGCCAACTCCCTCGACGGCGACCGGGTGTTCTTCCGCTCGCTGGCCACCCGCGGCGCCCACGAGGTGCCCGAGCACCTCGCCGACGTGATCGCGGTGCTCAAGGCCGCCGGCCACGACCTGGTGATCGTCGAGACGCCCGGCATCGGCCAGGGCGACGCGGGCATCGTCCCGCTGGTCGACCACTCGCTCTACGTGATGACGCCGGAGTTCGGTGCCGCCTCGCAGCTGGAGAAGATCGACATGCTCGACTTCGCCGACAGCGTCGCGATCAACAAGTTCGAGCGCCGCGGCGCCAAGGACGCCCTGCGCGACGTCGGGCGCCAGCTCGTGCGCAACCGGGAGGCCTTCGGCAAGCAGCCGCACGACATGCCGGTCTTCGGCACGAGCGCGGCGACGTTCAACGACGACGGCGTCACCGCGCTCTACCAGCACCTGCGCGCGGAGCTCGCGGGCGCCGGCCTCGAGGTGCAGGAGGGCACCCTGCCGACCGTCGACGTGCGCCACTCCTCCGGCATCCGCCAGGTCGTCCCGGCCGACCGCGTGCGCTACCTCGCCGAGATCACCGAGACGGTCCGCGGCTACCACGCGCGCACCGCCGAGCTCGCCGAGGCCGCCCGCCACCTGCAGCGCGTCCAGCACGTCGCCGACCAGCTCGGCGACGCCGACGCGGGCGGGGTGCCCGAGCTGCTCGAGGCCGCCCGCAAGGGCGTGCCCCACGAGGTGGCCGACCAGATCGAGCGCTGGCCGGCGGTCGTGGAGTCCTACTCCGGCGACGAGCAGGTGGTCGTGGTGCGCGACAAGGAGATCCACACCAAGCTGACCCGCGAGTCCCCCAGCGGCAACAAGATCCCCCGTGTCTCGCTCCCCCGCTCCACCGACCACGGCGAGCTGGTGCGCTACTGGCGCAGCGAGAACCTGCCCGGCTACTACCCGTTCACCGCCGGCGTCTTCGCGTTCAAGCGCGACAACGAGGACCCGGCGCGGATGTTCGCCGGCGAGGGCGACCCGGCCCGCACCAACCGCCGCTTCAAGATCCTCTCCCAGGGCCAGCCGGCGACCCGCCTGTCCACCGCGTTCGACTCCGTCACCCTCTACGGCCGCGACCCCGACCCGCGGCCCGACGTCTACGGCAAGGTCGGCACGTCCGGCGTCTCGGTCGCCACCCTGGCGGACATGAAGGCGCTCTACGACGGCTTCGACCTCGTCGACCCGAGCACGAGCGTGTCGATGACGATCAACGGCCCGGCGCCCACGGTGCTGGCGTTCTTCCTCAACACCGCCGTCGACCAGCAGCTCGACGCCTTCCGCGAGCGCGAGGGCCGCGAGCCGTCCGACGAGGAGCGCGCGAGCCTCGCGGCGTACGCCCTCGCCAACGTCCGGGGCACCGTGCAGGCCGACATCCTCAAGGAGGACCAGGGCCAGAACACCTGCCTGTTCTCCACCGAGTTCTCGCTGCGGATGATGGCCGACATCCAGGAGTGGTTCATCGCCAACGGCGTGCGCAACTTCTACTCGGTGTCGATCTCCGGCTACCACATCGCCGAGGCCGGGGCCAACCCCATCAGCCAGCTCGCGTTCACCCTGGCCAACGGCTTCACCTACGTCGAGGCCTACCTCGCGCGCGGCATGGACATCGACGACTTCGCGCCCAACCTCTCCTTCTTCTTCTCCAACGGCATGGACCCCGAGTACAGCGTGCTGGGCCGGGTGGCGCGCCGCATCTGGGCGGTGACGATGAAGGAGAGGTACGGCGCCTCCGAGCGCTCGCAGAAGCTGAAGTACCACGTGCAGACGAGCGGCCGGTCGCTGCACGCGCAGGAGATGGACTTCAACGACATCCGCACCACGCTGCAGGCACTGATCGCGATCTACGACAACGCCAACAGCCTGCACACCAACGCCTACGACGAGGCGGTCACGACCCCGACGGAGGCGTCGGTGCGGCGCGCGCTGGCGATCCAGCTGATCATCAACCGCGAGTGGGGCCTGGCGATGAACGAGAACACCCTCCAGGGGTCCTACGTCATCGACGACCTCACCGACCTCGTCGAGGCGGCCGTGCTCGAGGAGTTCGACCGGATCAACGAGCGCGGCGGCGTGCTCGGCGCGATGGAGACCGGCTACCAGCGCGGGCGCATCCAGGACGAGTCGATGCTCTACGAGCACCGCAAGCACGACGGCTCGCTGCCGATCATCGGCGTCAACACGTTCGTCAAGGAGTCCGCGGCCGACGCCCAGCCGCAGGAGATCGAGCTGGCCCGCGCGACCGAGGCCGAGAAGGAGTCGCAGCTCTCGCGGGTGCGGGCGTTCCAGTCCGAGCACGGCGCCGAGGCCCAGGAGGCGCTCGCCCGGCTCAAGGGCGCCGCGATCTCGGGCGACAACGTCTTCGCCGTCCTGATGGACGCCGCCCGCGTGTGCTCGCTCCAGCAGGTCACCGAGGCGTTCTTCGAGGTCGGCGGGCAGTACCGCCGCAACGTCTGA
- a CDS encoding MarR family transcriptional regulator, with translation MTRDPIVEAHRQWVAHGWAEAADGMAMVTSLVRAQQLLMERIDAVLRPRGLTFARYEVLRLLSFSRGAAMPMSRLGSLLQVHPTSVTSAVDRLVGQGYVERVRSDEDKRVVRAVLTEAGRESVEEATLALNREVFEAPGLPASEVRDLTDRLSALRLGLGDS, from the coding sequence ATGACCCGCGACCCGATCGTCGAGGCCCACCGGCAGTGGGTGGCCCACGGCTGGGCGGAGGCGGCCGACGGGATGGCGATGGTGACCTCCCTCGTGCGCGCCCAGCAGCTGCTGATGGAGCGCATCGACGCCGTGCTGCGCCCGCGCGGGCTGACGTTCGCCCGCTACGAGGTGCTGCGGCTGCTGTCGTTCAGCCGCGGTGCCGCGATGCCGATGTCGCGACTCGGGTCGCTGCTGCAGGTGCACCCCACCAGCGTCACCAGCGCGGTGGACCGGCTGGTGGGCCAGGGCTACGTCGAGCGCGTGCGCAGCGACGAGGACAAGCGCGTCGTACGGGCGGTGCTGACCGAGGCCGGCAGGGAGTCGGTCGAGGAGGCGACGCTCGCGCTCAACCGCGAGGTCTTCGAGGCGCCCGGGCTGCCCGCCTCGGAGGTGCGTGACCTGACCGACCGGCTGAGCGCGCTGCGGCTCGGGCTCGGGGACTCCTGA
- a CDS encoding aldehyde dehydrogenase family protein — protein MSKHARARGLPIDGTERPTGQGWAFPVRSPATGEPLWDVPDAGVVDARAAVSAARRAVDATQWGGDADLRAEAVRRFAAAVAEHADALVALMAAETGVPVGLRDAHLDAALATMASRRPQPAATAGVTAVVTPATSPLAVAVAEVGRVLAAGGAVVLKPAAEAASAAIELGRIGLDVLPRGVLNVVTTRDVDVAIALTLDDRVDEVSLTGSAVVAERVHQAGQRAGKRLHLDVGGPQSVRVGDDADLQDVVARAASTVAANAGQGCRLPASVVVPAHRHAEALQVAVEAMRAVAVGDPSDPATVCGPLRSAAARDRVRRYLDLARSEGGDVALGGQPLDRPGWWFAPTVVGGLSPGSRLVREEVLGPVLMVAAAPAPSPPSSSARA, from the coding sequence ATGAGCAAGCACGCCCGTGCCCGAGGGCTGCCGATCGACGGCACGGAGCGCCCGACGGGCCAAGGCTGGGCCTTCCCCGTCCGCAGTCCCGCCACCGGCGAGCCGCTCTGGGACGTGCCCGACGCCGGCGTGGTCGACGCCCGGGCGGCGGTGAGCGCCGCCCGGCGCGCCGTCGACGCGACCCAGTGGGGAGGCGACGCCGACCTCCGCGCCGAGGCCGTACGCCGCTTCGCCGCCGCGGTGGCCGAGCACGCCGACGCGCTCGTCGCGCTGATGGCGGCCGAGACCGGCGTGCCGGTCGGCCTGCGCGACGCCCACCTCGACGCCGCGCTCGCGACGATGGCGTCCCGCCGGCCCCAGCCCGCCGCGACGGCCGGGGTGACCGCCGTGGTCACGCCCGCCACCTCGCCGCTGGCCGTGGCGGTCGCGGAGGTCGGGCGGGTCCTCGCCGCGGGAGGCGCCGTCGTGCTCAAGCCCGCCGCCGAGGCCGCGAGCGCCGCGATCGAGCTGGGCCGCATCGGCCTCGACGTGCTGCCGCGCGGCGTGCTCAACGTGGTGACCACCCGCGACGTCGACGTCGCGATCGCCCTCACCCTCGACGACCGCGTCGATGAGGTGTCGCTCACCGGGTCGGCCGTCGTGGCCGAGCGGGTGCACCAGGCCGGCCAGCGCGCCGGCAAGCGGCTGCACCTCGACGTCGGCGGTCCCCAGTCGGTGCGCGTCGGTGACGACGCAGACCTCCAGGACGTCGTGGCCCGCGCCGCGTCGACCGTGGCGGCCAACGCCGGCCAGGGCTGTCGCCTCCCGGCGAGCGTGGTCGTGCCGGCGCACCGCCACGCCGAGGCGCTGCAGGTGGCCGTCGAGGCCATGCGGGCGGTCGCCGTCGGCGACCCGTCCGATCCCGCGACCGTCTGCGGCCCGCTGCGCTCGGCGGCCGCGCGCGACCGGGTGCGGCGCTACCTCGACCTCGCCCGCAGCGAGGGCGGCGACGTCGCCCTCGGCGGTCAGCCCCTCGACCGCCCCGGGTGGTGGTTCGCGCCCACGGTCGTGGGCGGGCTGTCGCCCGGCTCGCGGCTGGTCCGCGAGGAGGTGCTCGGCCCGGTGCTCATGGTTGCGGCCGCGCCTGCTCCCTCCCCGCCCTCCTCATCGGCACGTGCCTGA
- a CDS encoding helical backbone metal receptor has translation MRDDLGADVPLQAPATRIVSLVPSLTEAIAATAPDRLVGATDWCTHPADLAVARVRGTKNPDLAAVRALSPDLVVANMEENRELDVRRLRDAGVAVWVTRIETVAQSLESMSRLLATALDVPDPDWLVAARTLWGTPSPRRLSVAVPIWRDPWMVVGSPTYTDDLLATAGLVNVLADRDGRYPTVTPDEIDRAGADLVLLPDEPYVFTADDGPEALRTPTRLLSGRLLTWYGPAMVEAHAALANLQT, from the coding sequence ATGCGCGACGACCTCGGGGCGGACGTCCCCCTGCAGGCCCCCGCCACCCGCATCGTCTCACTCGTCCCGAGCCTGACCGAGGCCATCGCGGCCACGGCGCCCGACCGGCTGGTGGGGGCCACCGACTGGTGCACCCACCCCGCCGACCTCGCGGTCGCGCGGGTGCGCGGCACGAAGAACCCCGACCTCGCCGCCGTCCGGGCCCTGTCCCCCGACTTGGTCGTGGCCAACATGGAGGAGAACCGCGAGCTCGACGTGCGCCGCCTCCGCGACGCCGGCGTCGCCGTCTGGGTGACGCGCATCGAGACCGTCGCGCAGTCGCTCGAGTCGATGTCGCGGCTGCTCGCGACCGCGCTCGACGTGCCCGACCCGGACTGGCTGGTCGCGGCCCGGACGCTGTGGGGCACGCCGTCGCCGCGACGACTCTCGGTCGCCGTGCCGATCTGGCGCGACCCGTGGATGGTCGTCGGGTCGCCGACCTACACCGACGACCTCCTCGCCACCGCCGGCCTGGTCAACGTCCTCGCCGACCGGGACGGGCGCTACCCCACCGTCACGCCCGACGAGATCGACCGCGCCGGCGCCGACCTCGTGCTGCTGCCCGACGAGCCCTACGTCTTCACCGCCGACGACGGACCGGAGGCCCTGCGCACCCCGACGCGGCTGCTGTCGGGCCGGCTGCTGACCTGGTACGGCCCGGCGATGGTCGAGGCGCACGCCGCGCTGGCTAACCTCCAGACATGA